The following coding sequences are from one Drosophila gunungcola strain Sukarami unplaced genomic scaffold, Dgunungcola_SK_2 000061F, whole genome shotgun sequence window:
- the LOC128264248 gene encoding uncharacterized protein LOC128264248, translating into MEPFAFAYLDDIVVIGRTKREHLEKLQETTKQVHSFLGVASWYRRFVPNFTELAQPLYNLVKKGTKFKWTEEIEEATKNLKKALTDAPVLACPDFGRIFVLQTDANIYRHGPQTRIHNRGSYAWQRSKENECYEKTTAKLQQAT; encoded by the exons ATGGAAccattcgcgttcgcatacctggaTGACATAGTGGTAATCGGACGCACGAAACGGGAACACCTGGAGAAGCTACAGGAG ACGACGAAGCAAGTACACAGCTTCCTTggggtggcctcctggtacAGAAGATTCGTCCCTAACTTCACTGAACTAGCGCAACCGCTGTACAACCTGGTCAAGAAGGGGACCAAGTTCAAATGGACCGAGGAGATAGAAGAGgcgaccaaaaacctaaagaaaGCACTAACCGACGCACCGGTACTGGCTTGTCCGGACTTTGGAAGAATCTTTGTacttcagacggacgcca ACATCTACCGTCATGGGCCGCAGACGAGGATACACAAccgtggaagctatgcgtggcAAAGATCCAAAGAGAACGAGTGCTACGAGAAAACCACAGCGAAGCTACAGCAGGCCACCTAG